The Streptococcus sp. oral taxon 431 nucleotide sequence AGATGCTAAAAACCCACGAATCATAGATTCATAGTTGTTTTCTGGTACAAAACGTCCTACAACTAGGTAATACTCGTTTTCAGAAACATTCTTCTCTTTGAACCAAGTACGTACTTTTTCATCACTACTTTTTAATGTAGAGCGTGTTGTATCTGTCCCATAAGCGATATAGGTTGTCTTAGGTTGATACTGTTTATAATCTTCTTGAATATATTTTTCAATATTCTTACTATCACACACTAAAAGATCTGCATGTTTGACCATAAGACCTTCAGAAATTTTCCAGTAGCGACGAACAGGAGCACTCCACTTAGCTCGCAACCACTCATGACCATCCGGATTAACCAGAAGAGTCCCACCTATTGCTTGAATTTTTTTCTTGATTCCATGGATAAATGGTCCAATGCGACAAGCTAAAATATAGAAGATAGGAGCTTCATCCTTATTCTCTTTAGCAATTTCAATCGCTCTGTTAATTGCAATGATATCATATGCTATGGCTCGGGCTGGACCAATATTAGGTACATCGATGTTATAACAGATAGCACCGTTATGTTCAAAAACATCCTCAGTAATCCCTGACTTTGCAGAGTTTTCACGCATACAAGCTACATAATATTGAATATTCTTATCTTGTTGAAAGGCTGTTAATTTTTCAACAAAGGTTTCGAATCCCCCATACTTAGCAGGAATCCCTTTTGACCCTACAATATAGACAGTTTTTTTCATGTTACTCCTAATTTATAGACAGGAGCATAGGTAAAATTACTTCGCTCCATCTCTCATCAACACAACTTTTACAGTTTTTAACAATATTTCGAAATCTTTCCAGATGGTCCAATCATCGATATAAGCCACATCCAGTTTCACGACTTCATCAAAGTTTGTAATTTCACTTCGACCACTAATTTGCCACAAACCTGTAATACCAGGTTTGAAGCTGAGACGACGTTTTTGTTCAGGTGTGTATTTTTCGTACTCATCTAGAGTTGGTGGGCGCGTACCGACTAGACTCATGTCGCCAATCAAAACATTCCAAAATTGTGGCAATTCATCCAAGCTAGTTTTTCGGATAAATTGTCCAATCTTTGTCACTCGAGGATCGTTATCGATCTTAAACATACCACCTTGCATCGTATTTTGATCCATCAATTGTTCCTTGATCGCTTCTGCATCAATACGCATTGAACGGAACTTATAGAAGGTAAAGTGACGACCGTTTTTCCCGATACGAGTCTGGGAAAAGATTGCAGGTCCCCCATCTTTACGAATCATAGGAACTAAAACTATGCTGATAATACCACAGATGATAAGCCCAACGATAGCTCCACAAATATCAATAACGCGCTTAGCAATGACATGACTAGGCTTGTAAAAATTCGTAGAAAAGGTTACTACATTCAAGCCAGCCATTTCGTGAATCTGTTTATTGCGACCTAGGTTTTTATCGAAAGCGTTAAGGTTGACTGTTACATCGATCCCCATTGTTTCAAACTGAGAAATAATAGCTCCAATGTCGTAGTCCTCACTAGGAAGATTGACAAAGACTTCATCAACTACTTCATGCGTTGTATAAGTAAGCAATTCCTCGCTTGGCACAACAAGGATCTTTTCATGAGTGAATTCTGGCTTATCTAAAACAGATACAGCGACCAGTTTCCCTTGCACATCGTTAGCTGTTAATAATCGGTCCAGTACCTTTTCAGTACGTGATGTTGCTGTGATCAACAAAATCTTACGACTACCCTTCAAATTATGGTTAAAGGGTTTCCAATAACGCTTCACAAAGAAACTGAGTAGATAATTTAAAACACCATACAAGGAAAGCAGATAAAGCATTCCTCGTCTAGAAATTACAAATTTCTCTTTTAGGAAGAAACTTGAAAAACTAATCAACAAGGCATAAAAGAGGATGTATTTGACCGTTTCAACTAGTTCAACATACTGACCTCGTTTGAAAAAATCCTTACCGTAGCCACTAATGTAGAAGGCTGCAAAGTGAAGGAAAAAAAGGACAAATACTGTATCTAAAACAATATCAGTTTCTGAAATTGCAATCAGTACATAAGCTAAAAAACTAACAAGTATACTCTGTAAGAACGCTAGAGTTACATTGTAGAAACCCCTTCCTTCCATACTGGTCTCCCTAACTTCATTTTATTTTTTTCCATAGGATCCGTAAGAGCCATAAGAACCATATCTTTCACGTTGAACATCAAATTTATTCAAAATCACACCCAAAAATGGTGTCCCAGTGTGCTCTAACTGACTTTTAGCTTTTTGAATTTCTCTTCGTTTTGCCACACCAGCTTCCGCGACCAAAATAGATGCATCACATTTTTGGACGATAATGGCTGCATCAATTACAACTCCGATCGGTGCCGTATCGACGATAATATAGTCAAAATATTTGTGCAAGGTTTCGATCATACTTCCAAACTTATCACTCTGAAGGAGAGCCGTTGGATTTGGAGAAACTGCTCCTGACTGGATCATAAATAAATTTTCAACGTTTGTCTCACAAAGGCCATTTGACAAATCCTGAGTGCCAGCTAGATAATCTGTCAAACCAGTAATTTTTTCTCTTGACTTGAATACTCCTGACATGACTGAGTTTCGGATGTCGGCATCAATCAATAGCGTCTTGTAGCCTGCACGCGCAAAAGCCCAAGCAACATTTGTGGCTGTTGTAGACTTTCCTTCGCTAGGGTCAACTGATGTAACAGCAATAACCTTTAAGTTATTTCCACTCAGTTGTATATTTGTACGTAAAGCATTGTAGTACTCTTCTGCTTTTTTTACAGAGTTCAGTTTTTGTTGTGATAATTCTAACTTTGCCATAAGTTCTCCCTTACTTTAATTTATCCATATCTGGAATGACTCCAAGGAGTGAAATTTTCATAACATCTTCGATATCTTCTGGACGTTTAACACGGTCATCTAGTAGCTCAACTAGTAAAACCACGACAATCACCAAGCCTGCACCAGCACCGATTCCCATTAAGGTATTGCGACGGATATTTGGTGATGATGGTCCAGTAGCTGGACGAGCTTCTTCAAGAGTCGTTACATCCGAAACTCGAGTAACTGCGATGATTTTCTGTGCTGCAACTTCTCTAAGTGCATTTGCAATACGACTTGCTTCATCTGGTTTATGGTCGCTAACTGAAATAGATACGATACGTGTATCTGCAGGAACCGTTACCTGAACCTTCTTAGACAATGTTTTTGCATTGATGGTCAAGCCTAGATCAGAAACCACCTTCTCAAGAACATCTTGGGAAAGAATGATCTCACGGTAGTCCTTAACCAAGTATGTTCCTGCTTGTAGATCCTGATTTGTCAAACCTGGTTTGTCACTTTGATTTCGATTGACCACATAGATTCGCGTTGTACTTCTATACTCAGGTTTGACCACAAAACTACTATATGCAAATGCAGCAGCTCCTGTCACGATAGCTACAAGAAGGATTAGTAGCTTCTTTGCCCATAGCGCCTTTAACAACTGAATAACGTTGATTTCAATAGTATCTTGTTCTTTCATTTTTACTCCTATATTATTTGATCTTTAATGACTTTTTCGGGATTTTTCACGAAAAGTTCCCGAGCCTTATCTTGGCCATATTTTTTGCTCACTATCTCATAAGCCTCTCGCATATAAGGTGGACGACTATCTAGATTATGCATATCACTAGCAACTATATGGACCAAATCCCTCTCCAAGAAATAGCGAGCACGCTTTTTCATAAATTTATAAGTATCACCAAACAATTTTGGTTTGAGGATGCTCGAACTATTGACCTGTGTATAACATCCCATATTGATAAGGTCTCTAACCCTTTTTTCGTTGTTTTCCAAAGCATCATAACGTTCTATATGGGCAATAACAGGGGTTATTCCCAACATCAAAACATTGGTCAATGCGCTATGGATTTCACGATAAGGAGTGTTCATACTGAATTCGATCAAGGCATAGCGTGTGTCGTTTAATTGTGGAATCTGTTGATTCTCTAATTTGTTTAAAGCATCACTGCTGTAATAGATTTCCGCTCCATACAAGATGGTGAAGTCGGGACCAATCTCCTTAGCCAACTCCTTGACAACTTTAAAATTTCTTGCAATGTCCTCCTCTGGTGTTTCAAACATCCCCTTCCGACGATGGGAGGTCGAAACGATGGTACGGACTCCTTGGGCATAGGCTTCCTTCAGAAGTGCTATACTCTCTGCCTTATCCTTTGGGCCATCGTCTACATCAAAAACTATGTGTGAATGGATATCAATCATCTTATTTTCCTTCCATGATATCTTTGATTTCTGTTTTGAGTGTCTCCAAGCTATTTGGATCGACCTCTAGCATATAAAGGTTGCTGTCAGGCATGGCATAGGAAGGAAGATCCATACGACCAGTTCCCTTTAGATCTCGAGTGATGACAGTATATTTTCCTCCACTTGCTAGTTGGGCATTCACTAAACTCACCATGGTTTCAGGAGGCATATTGGTTTGTACAGAATCTTGCAATCCTTGCATAATACCATCAAAATTCTTCAAGGCTTCTGCTGAAGTTAATTTTTGAATAATGGCTGCAATGACTTTTTGTTGATTACGCCCACGATCTCCATCGCCATTGGTTAAGGAATAACGTTCACGAACAAAGCCTAGAGCCTGCTCAGAGTTTAGATGAACATTCCCAACAGGGAAGTGATAGTTCCCATGAAGAGATGTGAAGTCTTGATCATTATAAACATCGACACCACCTAAGAGGTCAATTAATTTCAAGAAGGAAGTGAAGTTGAGTCGTGCATAGTAATTTAGATCAATTCCATAGAGATTTTCTAAGGTATGAATGGAAGCATCCACGCCATAAATACCTGCATGGGTCAATTTATCATTTTGGTTATTGCCACCATCAGCTATGGGCACATAAGCATCCCTAGGCGTTGTTGTCAGGAGAATTTTCTTGGTCTCTTGATTGACCGTCATAATGATATTGACATCCGAACGAGATACGGAGCTAATCGGTCCGTATGTGTCAATCCCACTGATGTAGATATTAAAAGCCTTGTTTTGAGAAACTTTAGGCGCCTCAACGCTCTTGGTTAGTTCTTTGGTATAAATCTTCTTGATCTTTTTGGCATGGTCTGGATACTCTTGTTCGATCAGATTTTCAAAGACACTGTTCAAAACAATTGCCTTGGTCTCTCCAGCTAAGAGACTCTTATAAGCTGCAAGATAGGAAGAACTATCTTCAACCGTTAAGTCTTTACTCTGACTTGTCTTAATATCATCGAGCAATTTTTTGATATTCTCTGCATCTGTTTTGGTTGGGGCTGCCACACTGGATAATTCTGAGACATTTCCAATCTCGCTATCCGCCAAAACTGCAACACTGATGGAGTAACTAGAATAGTTAGAGGTTGCATTTAATTGATTTGCTAGGCTAACGAATTGATGAACTCCAATCAAAGAAACTGCGTTCACAATGACCAGAACCACGAGTAAAATCATGGTGAATACCTTGGCTTTTCTCTTTAAAATCAAAAACAAGGCTATTAGCGCAATCAAGATCATAGCGATGGCTATAAGGACATTGGCATAGCTAATCGCTAAAATATGATATCTGAATATTAAAAACAGCAAAAAACAAGCAAGCACGACATATGCAAACAACAAAATGATATTGATGTTTTGTTGAATCTTGCTCGTTTTTCTTTCTTTTGAATGTATACTCAACTTACACCTCTACAAAGTATTTTTTATTTTAATTATATCACAAAGTGGTACTGGATACCATCAACATACACTTGGTAATCGTTTTTATTTACCTTAAAAACAAGAATAGTAAATCCCAATGATAAAATGGCTAAAACTTTACTTAAAAGAGGTTTCTATGTTAAAAAGGCCGGGGCAAAAATCCCGACCTTTATGGCAATTGCTAATGAAGTTTTGTCGCGGCAGCTGATAATTCTTTGTTCGTCATTTAGTCTACGACACCGACATTTGCCTACAGATTTCTGCCTCGTTTCCTCTTCTTAAAATTATTTCACGTGGCTTTCAAAGTCTTTTTGACTCTTTTCGACAGAATTTTTACGTTCTTGTTCCCATTTAGCCTTGGCTTCAGCAAATTGAGAACTTGTAACGACATCTGTCTGCAATCTCATGTACTTGTAGTTGCTTCCAGTTCCTTTGATACCAACTAATGAGTAAGCTCGTGTAAATGGTGTAACACGTGTCACTGAAGCCCCACCACCGTTTGAATTTACAGGGAGCAATAGCGAACTATCAATCAACCAGGCTTGTGCATCTGCATAGTTTTCATAGCGTTTGGCTACGTCTGTATTTTCTGCATCTGCTGCTTTCAATTTTTGAGTATACTGGTCCAATCCAATACTGGTAATCTTATCCGTATCCTTGCTTGGATCAAGTCCTAAAATCTTGAGATAGAATCCATCCTCAGCGTTGAAAGGATTAAGATAAGTTGATGGATCTTGGTAGTCTGCAGACCAACCATCCAAGTTCAAATCATAGTCATGATCAGCTGTGGTTGGCGCTTGGAATGTCGCATTGGCATAGTCTTCTGTTGAAATTTGAATTACATCAATCACTACATTTTCTGCCCCAAGAGTTGATTCGACAGATTGTTTAAGCGAATGAATCTTTGGAAGCAAGGTTTTGTTAACTTGGTCTACAGGCAAGTCCAAATGAATCGGGAAGGTTACACCTTGTGCTTCTAGTTCTTTTTTAGCCTCTGCAAACTGAGCTTGTGCTTTTTCTTTATTGAAGTAGCCGTCTTGAGCGTCTTCAAGATTCATGTTTGACCACTGTGTACCGTAGTTTACCAACTTAGATGAAACTGTCTCACCAAAGGTCTTATCTCCAACTTGCACGAAAGTTGGTGGCACAAGTGTGTTACGAAGAGTGTTTTTTGCAGCTTCCTCTCCATTAGACTGAGCCGAGTAGGCTGTACGGTCAATTGCAAAGTTGATGGCTTGACGGAAGTTTTTATTTAAAATCGCAGCTTGGGTCGCTTGTTTTTGCTCATCGCTAGTCTTAGCTGTATGATTGTATGCTTGGCGGTTAACGTTAAAATTATAGTACCAAGAAGTTGCGTCCTGCAAGCTATAGACGATGTTGTCCTTATATTTTTCCTTAGTCTTTGCAAAGTTTGAGCTATTTGGATAGACTCCTGCAGATGAGTAAGCACCACTTTCAAAGTTACGAATCGTCATATCTTGGTCAGAACCATCAACATAGGCCAATTTAACTCTTTCAATCGTTACTTTTTCTTGGTCATAGTAATGAGGATTCTTCTTGTACTCGAGTGATGATTTTGATGTAAATTCTTTTAACAAATAAGGACCGCTATAAAGAATACTATCTGCTTTCAACTCTCCAAATTCTTTACCTTTAGAAGTCAAGAATTCTTCATTCACTGGGAACAAGATACTATTGGTAGTCTTAGAGTTCCAGAATGGTTCTGGTCGTGTCAAGGTATATTGGACAGTATAGTCATCCAAGGCTTTGACTCCAACATTTGAAAAGTCAGTATTTGCACCTGTCACATAATCATCTAATCCCTTGATTGAGTTTTGAATCAAATCAAGCGCTTGACTCTTGTTATCAGCTGCATACTTGATACCTGTGACGAAATCTTGTGCTTTAATTGGGGCGTATTCTTCCCCATCAGCCGTGAACCATTTAGCATCTTGACGAAGTTTATAAGTGTAAGTCAAGCCATCCTTTGAAACACTCCAATCTTCTGCAAGAGCAGGAATGAGATTTCCATAATTGTCATTTTCAAGCAAACCATCTACCAAGTTGGTTACAACAGCAGTGTTATCTCCTGAATAGTCCAAAAGGTAGTTGAAGGTTGTTGGATCGGCACCAAATGTTGACGAGTAGGTTTTAGCGTCTGATGCTGACTTCCCACACGCTGTCAACAAGACCGCAGCAGCAAGTGTCAACCCCGCTCCAATCAAACGTTTTTTAAGTTTCATGTTTCATTTCTCCTTATATGTTAGGTTTTGTAACATACAACTATATTATCAAATTTTGACCTAAAAGTAAAGTTATATCCTTATTTGTCCATTCGTCAATAAAAGGAGAAAATAAAGAAATCCTGCTTTAAAACAGGATTTCTTTATTCATTACAAAAGACTATTTAACGTGATTTGCTAGTTCTTTTTGGTATTTGGCATTTGTTTCAAGTTTCTCTTTTTGCCATTTCTTGAGAGCTTCTTCGTATTCTTTAGTGGTTACAATATCGTTTTGCAACTCTAAGCCTTTGAATACAAATGGATCACCCTTGATACCAACTTGAGAGTATGCTTTTGTAAATGGCACTGTACGACTAACTGTCGGAGAACCACCTGAAGATGCTACAGGGATAAGGAGCGAGCTATCTGAAACCCATGCTTGGGCTTTGGCATATTTTTCATAGCGTTTGTTGAGATCGCTCGTTTCTGATGCTGCATCATCCAAGAGTTTCTTGTACTCATCAAGTCCAACTTGAGCCATGACTTCTGGATCTTTTCCTTTTGTGATACCCAAGTGTTTAAGGGCAGAACCCTTCTTAGCATCTAGGATATTGAGATAGGTTGCCGGGTCTTGATAGTCTGGCCCCCAACCAGTTCCGTTCAAGTCATAGTCTTTTTGAGAAGGAACTTTAGCTTGAGATGTAATGCTCATTTTCTCATTGTCAGTCATTTGAAGTACATCGATGACAACATTTTCATTTCCAAGTGCTGCTTCGACAGACTGTTTGAGGGAGTTGGTCTGCTGTACAGCAATGACATCTGTCTGTTCAACTGGAATATCCAAATGGATTGGGAAGGTTACACCTTTAGCTTGCAATTCTGATTTTGCTTTTTCAAAGGCGGCTTTTGCTTTTGTTGGATTGTAAAAGGTATCTTTACCATCTGTCAAAGCTACATCCTTCCACTGGTCTCCGTATGTTACCAATTGTTCTTGAGCCAATTCTCCGAAGGTCTTTTCACCAACCTGAACATAGTCATAAGGCACAAGGCTGGTACGGATAATCTTGTCTGCACCTTCTTCGCCATTCATCTGTGCAGAGTAAGCATGACGGTCAAGAGCGAAGTTGATGGCTTGACGGAAGTTTTTATTGAGAAGCGCTTCTTTAGTTGATGTTTTTTGGGCATCATCTGTCTTAGCTGTTTTATTGTAAGACTGACGATTTACGTTAAAAGTAAAGTAATAGCTAGTGGCTTCTTGTGGACTATAAACGATCTTATCGCCGTATTCTTTCTTAGTTGAATCAAAGCTTGAGCTAGTTGGGAAGAGGCGAGCTGTCGTATATGAGCCTGACGCAAAGCTACGAATCAATGATTCTTGGTCAGAGCCGTCGTAGAAAGTAAGCTTGACGTGGTCAATCTTAACATTGTCCTTGTCCCAGTAATTCGGGTTCTTTTCGTACTCGATCACGGATTTCGAAGTGAAGTTCTTCAAAATATAAGGACCATTGTAGAGAATACCTGAAGGCGCTGCTGCACCGTAATCTTTCCCTTGAGAATTTAAGAATTCTTCATTAACTGGGAGCATGGTTGCTGTTGTTACCTTAGAATTCCAGAAGCTTTCTGGTTTGTTCAAGGTATACTCAACCGTATAGTCATCAACTGCTTTGACACCGACTGTTGAGAAGTCATTCGTTTCACCGCTAACGTACTCTGCCAATCCTTTGATGGAGTCTTGGATAAGTGTTAGGCCATCTGATTTACCATCTGCAGCATGTTTCAAACCAGTCACAAAGTCTTGGGCCTTGACTTCAGCATACTCTTCTCCTTCAGAAGTATACCATTTGACACCTTTACGTAGCTTGTATGTGTAAGTCAAACCGTCTTGTGAAACAGACCAGTCTTCAGCAAGCGATGGAATTAAGTTTCCATATTTGTCATTTTCCAAGAGTCCGTCGACCAGGTTGGCGATGACATCTGATGTTGAACTTTTACTAGTAACGCTATAGTCCAATGTTGTTGGATCAATAGCATAAACATACGAAAATGTTGTTGGAGCATCTGCTTTTTTCTCAGTCTTGCCACAAGCCGCCAAAAGAAGAGCTGCGCTCATCGTTATCCCTGCTACTGCGAGCCACTTTTTCGATTTCATCGGTATTCTCCTTTAAAATACTATTTTCACCATTATACCCTATTTTTATATAAAAGCAAGGGTTTTAAGGGTATTTTTTAGAAAATTCAAACTAATTTAGCCTAATATTTATTAAAGAAATTTCTACACTTATTTTAGAAAAAACTCAAGCATCTTTGGACACTTGAGTTTCTAGGTTTATTTGGCTAATTCGACACTGAAGGCATCCCATGGAGCCAAGGTCTGTGTAGCTAAAGTTGCTTCTACTGAGGTATTTTCAATCAAGACAGACTTAACTGACTCTTCTACTGCAAACTCTTGCTGCTGGTTGGACAAATTGGCCACAACTAGGAAACG carries:
- the cps2T gene encoding beta 1-4 rhamnosyltransferase Cps2T; translation: MKKTVYIVGSKGIPAKYGGFETFVEKLTAFQQDKNIQYYVACMRENSAKSGITEDVFEHNGAICYNIDVPNIGPARAIAYDIIAINRAIEIAKENKDEAPIFYILACRIGPFIHGIKKKIQAIGGTLLVNPDGHEWLRAKWSAPVRRYWKISEGLMVKHADLLVCDSKNIEKYIQEDYKQYQPKTTYIAYGTDTTRSTLKSSDEKVRTWFKEKNVSENEYYLVVGRFVPENNYESMIRGFLASNSKKDFVLITNVEQNKFYNQLLASTGFDKDPRVKFVGTVYDQELLKYIRENAYAYFHGHEVGGTNPSLLEALESTKLNLLLDVGFNREVGEDSAIYWKKDELSQVIEEVEQFDEKMIDELDRQSNQRIADAFTWEKIVTDYENLFKI
- a CDS encoding sugar transferase, with the protein product MEGRGFYNVTLAFLQSILVSFLAYVLIAISETDIVLDTVFVLFFLHFAAFYISGYGKDFFKRGQYVELVETVKYILFYALLISFSSFFLKEKFVISRRGMLYLLSLYGVLNYLLSFFVKRYWKPFNHNLKGSRKILLITATSRTEKVLDRLLTANDVQGKLVAVSVLDKPEFTHEKILVVPSEELLTYTTHEVVDEVFVNLPSEDYDIGAIISQFETMGIDVTVNLNAFDKNLGRNKQIHEMAGLNVVTFSTNFYKPSHVIAKRVIDICGAIVGLIICGIISIVLVPMIRKDGGPAIFSQTRIGKNGRHFTFYKFRSMRIDAEAIKEQLMDQNTMQGGMFKIDNDPRVTKIGQFIRKTSLDELPQFWNVLIGDMSLVGTRPPTLDEYEKYTPEQKRRLSFKPGITGLWQISGRSEITNFDEVVKLDVAYIDDWTIWKDFEILLKTVKVVLMRDGAK
- a CDS encoding tyrosine-protein kinase; translation: MAKLELSQQKLNSVKKAEEYYNALRTNIQLSGNNLKVIAVTSVDPSEGKSTTATNVAWAFARAGYKTLLIDADIRNSVMSGVFKSREKITGLTDYLAGTQDLSNGLCETNVENLFMIQSGAVSPNPTALLQSDKFGSMIETLHKYFDYIIVDTAPIGVVIDAAIIVQKCDASILVAEAGVAKRREIQKAKSQLEHTGTPFLGVILNKFDVQRERYGSYGSYGSYGKK
- a CDS encoding CspC family polysaccharide chain length determinant protein, giving the protein MKEQDTIEINVIQLLKALWAKKLLILLVAIVTGAAAFAYSSFVVKPEYRSTTRIYVVNRNQSDKPGLTNQDLQAGTYLVKDYREIILSQDVLEKVVSDLGLTINAKTLSKKVQVTVPADTRIVSISVSDHKPDEASRIANALREVAAQKIIAVTRVSDVTTLEEARPATGPSSPNIRRNTLMGIGAGAGLVIVVVLLVELLDDRVKRPEDIEDVMKISLLGVIPDMDKLK
- the cps4B gene encoding capsular polysaccharide biosynthesis protein Cps4B; protein product: MIDIHSHIVFDVDDGPKDKAESIALLKEAYAQGVRTIVSTSHRRKGMFETPEEDIARNFKVVKELAKEIGPDFTILYGAEIYYSSDALNKLENQQIPQLNDTRYALIEFSMNTPYREIHSALTNVLMLGITPVIAHIERYDALENNEKRVRDLINMGCYTQVNSSSILKPKLFGDTYKFMKKRARYFLERDLVHIVASDMHNLDSRPPYMREAYEIVSKKYGQDKARELFVKNPEKVIKDQII
- the cpsA gene encoding LCP family glycopolymer transferase CpsA, which translates into the protein MSIHSKERKTSKIQQNINIILLFAYVVLACFLLFLIFRYHILAISYANVLIAIAMILIALIALFLILKRKAKVFTMILLVVLVIVNAVSLIGVHQFVSLANQLNATSNYSSYSISVAVLADSEIGNVSELSSVAAPTKTDAENIKKLLDDIKTSQSKDLTVEDSSSYLAAYKSLLAGETKAIVLNSVFENLIEQEYPDHAKKIKKIYTKELTKSVEAPKVSQNKAFNIYISGIDTYGPISSVSRSDVNIIMTVNQETKKILLTTTPRDAYVPIADGGNNQNDKLTHAGIYGVDASIHTLENLYGIDLNYYARLNFTSFLKLIDLLGGVDVYNDQDFTSLHGNYHFPVGNVHLNSEQALGFVRERYSLTNGDGDRGRNQQKVIAAIIQKLTSAEALKNFDGIMQGLQDSVQTNMPPETMVSLVNAQLASGGKYTVITRDLKGTGRMDLPSYAMPDSNLYMLEVDPNSLETLKTEIKDIMEGK
- a CDS encoding peptide ABC transporter substrate-binding protein, which codes for MKLKKRLIGAGLTLAAAVLLTACGKSASDAKTYSSTFGADPTTFNYLLDYSGDNTAVVTNLVDGLLENDNYGNLIPALAEDWSVSKDGLTYTYKLRQDAKWFTADGEEYAPIKAQDFVTGIKYAADNKSQALDLIQNSIKGLDDYVTGANTDFSNVGVKALDDYTVQYTLTRPEPFWNSKTTNSILFPVNEEFLTSKGKEFGELKADSILYSGPYLLKEFTSKSSLEYKKNPHYYDQEKVTIERVKLAYVDGSDQDMTIRNFESGAYSSAGVYPNSSNFAKTKEKYKDNIVYSLQDATSWYYNFNVNRQAYNHTAKTSDEQKQATQAAILNKNFRQAINFAIDRTAYSAQSNGEEAAKNTLRNTLVPPTFVQVGDKTFGETVSSKLVNYGTQWSNMNLEDAQDGYFNKEKAQAQFAEAKKELEAQGVTFPIHLDLPVDQVNKTLLPKIHSLKQSVESTLGAENVVIDVIQISTEDYANATFQAPTTADHDYDLNLDGWSADYQDPSTYLNPFNAEDGFYLKILGLDPSKDTDKITSIGLDQYTQKLKAADAENTDVAKRYENYADAQAWLIDSSLLLPVNSNGGGASVTRVTPFTRAYSLVGIKGTGSNYKYMRLQTDVVTSSQFAEAKAKWEQERKNSVEKSQKDFESHVK
- a CDS encoding peptide ABC transporter substrate-binding protein, coding for MKSKKWLAVAGITMSAALLLAACGKTEKKADAPTTFSYVYAIDPTTLDYSVTSKSSTSDVIANLVDGLLENDKYGNLIPSLAEDWSVSQDGLTYTYKLRKGVKWYTSEGEEYAEVKAQDFVTGLKHAADGKSDGLTLIQDSIKGLAEYVSGETNDFSTVGVKAVDDYTVEYTLNKPESFWNSKVTTATMLPVNEEFLNSQGKDYGAAAPSGILYNGPYILKNFTSKSVIEYEKNPNYWDKDNVKIDHVKLTFYDGSDQESLIRSFASGSYTTARLFPTSSSFDSTKKEYGDKIVYSPQEATSYYFTFNVNRQSYNKTAKTDDAQKTSTKEALLNKNFRQAINFALDRHAYSAQMNGEEGADKIIRTSLVPYDYVQVGEKTFGELAQEQLVTYGDQWKDVALTDGKDTFYNPTKAKAAFEKAKSELQAKGVTFPIHLDIPVEQTDVIAVQQTNSLKQSVEAALGNENVVIDVLQMTDNEKMSITSQAKVPSQKDYDLNGTGWGPDYQDPATYLNILDAKKGSALKHLGITKGKDPEVMAQVGLDEYKKLLDDAASETSDLNKRYEKYAKAQAWVSDSSLLIPVASSGGSPTVSRTVPFTKAYSQVGIKGDPFVFKGLELQNDIVTTKEYEEALKKWQKEKLETNAKYQKELANHVK